Proteins encoded by one window of Pan troglodytes isolate AG18354 chromosome 16, NHGRI_mPanTro3-v2.0_pri, whole genome shotgun sequence:
- the LOC750180 gene encoding golgin subfamily A member 8N-like isoform X4 — protein sequence MSVTTPCTVVGVIKSDDVSVYFVKTVKEDVAVGADGSHEYYCSSFQQLKECWQKNSPRVPAGANRNRKTNGSIPETATSGGCQPPGDSATGFHREGPTSSATLKDLESPCQERAVVLDSTSVKISRLKNTIKSLKQQKKQVEHQLEEEKKANNERQKAERELEVQIQTLIIQKEELNTDLYHMERSLRYFEEESKDLAVRLQYSLQCKGELERALSAVIATEKKKANQLSSRSKARTEWWLEQSLRDQRLLKAQLTLLKKSFEKVQLQKDEYAASIKGERALWQQRMRKMSQEVYTLKTEKEHYTHRVEELERSLSKLKNQMAEPLPPEPPAVPSEVELQHLRKELERVAGELQAQVKNNQHISLLNRRQEERIREQEDRLRKQEERLQEQHEKLQQLAKPQSVFEEPERLEAASQQNQQLTAQPSLMALPGEGHGGEHLASEGEEAPQPMPSVPEDLENREAMSSFMDHLEEKADLSELVKKKELHFIHHWRERCHQKIHHVLSEPGGRAKDAALGGGHHQAGAQGGDEGEAAGAAADGIAAYSNYNNGHRKFLAAAQNPADEPGPGAPAPQELGAADKHGDLCEVSLTSSAQGEAREDPLLDKPTAQPIVQDHQEHPGLGSNCCVPFFRWAWLPRRRR from the exons ATGAGTGTGACAACACCTTGTACAGTTGTTGGTGTCATTAAATCAGATGATGTGTCAGTGTATTTTGTAAAAACTGTAAAGGAGGATGTGGCTGTAGGGGCTGACGGTTCTCATGAATACTACTGCTCTTCTTTCCAACAGTTAAAAGAATGTTGGCAGAAAAACAGCCCTAGAGTTCCAGCAGGAGCGAACAGGAACAGGAAAACAAATGGCAGTATCCCTGAGACAGCcacttctggtggttgccagccACCTGGGGAT TCAGCAACAGGTTTCCACAGGGAAGGCCCTACATCATCTGCTACCCTGAAAGATCTGGAG AGCCCGTGCCAAGAACGAGCAGTAGTCCTGGATTCAACGTCCGTAAAAATCAGTCGACTGAAGAACACCATCAAATCTTTG AAACAACAGAAGAAACAAGTGGAACATCAGCTGGAAGAA gaaaagaaagcaaacaacgaGAGACAGAAAGCTGAAAGGGAGCTAGAG GTTCAAATCCAGACATTGATCATACAGAAAGAGGAACTAAATACGGACCTGTACCACATGGAACGTTCTCTCAGATACTTTGAAG AAGAGTCCAAGGACCTGGCTGTCCGCCTGCAATATTCATTGCAGTGTAAAGGAGAGTTAGAGAGGGCTCTCTCTGCTGTCATCGCCACAGAGAAGAAGAAGGCAAACCAG TTGTCCAGCCGCAGCAAAGCACGTACGGAGTGGTGGTTAGAGCAGTCCTTACGGGACCAGAGACTGCTGAAAGCGCAGCTGACACTG TTGAAGAAGTCATTTGAAAAAGTCCAATTACAAAAAGATGAGTATGCTGCAAGTATAAAAGGAGAGAGGGCCCTGTGGCAGCAGAGGATGAGAAAAATGTCGCAGGAG GTTTACACACTGAAGACAGAGAAGGAGCATTATACGCATCGGGTAGAGGAGCTGGAGAGGAGCTTGTCCAAACTCAAAAACCAGATGG CTGAACCCTTGCCCCCGGAGCCCCCAGCAGTGCCCTCTGAGGTGGAGCTGCAGCACCTCAGGAAGGAACTAGAGAGAGTGGCAGGAGAGCTCCAGGCCCAGGTCAAAAACAATCAGCACATAAGTCTCCTGAACCGGCGACAAGAAGAGAGGATTCGGGAGCAGGAAGACAGGCTTCGGAAGCAGGAGGAGAGGCTTCAGGAGCAGCACGAGAAGCTTCAGCAGCTGGCCAAGCCACAGAGCGTCTTCGAGGAGCCG GAGCGCCTGGAAGCGGCCAGCCAGCAGAACCAGCAGCTAACAGCCCAGCCTAGCCTCATGGCTCTCCCTGGGGAAG GACACGGAGGAGAACATCTGGCCAgtgagggggaggaggcacctcAGCCCATGCCGAGTGTCCCAGAGGACCTGGAGAACAGGGAGGCCATG AGCAGCTTTATGGACCACCTGGAGGAGAAGGCAGACCTGAGTGAGCTGGTCAAGAAAAAAGAACTTCACTTCATCCACCACTGGCGAGAGAGATGCCATCA GAAAATCCATCACGTTTTATCAGAACCAGGGGGCCGTGCCAAAGATGCGGCACTGGGAGGAGGACACCATCAGGCTGGAGCTCAGGGAGGAGATGAAG GTGAAGCTGCTGGAGCTGCAGCAGATGGTATTGCGGCTTACAGCAACTACAACAATGGGCACAGAAAATTCCTGGCCGCTGCCCAGAACCCTGCTGATGAGCCCGGTCCAGGAGCCCCAGCTCCCCAGGAGCTTGGGGCTGCAGACAAGCATGGTG ATCTTTGTGAGGTGAGCCTCACCTCCTCTGCCCaaggagaggccagggaggaTCCTCTCCTTGACAAGCCTACTGCACAGCCCATCGTGCAGGACCACCAGGAGCACCCAGGCTTGGGCAGCAACTGCTGTGTGCCATTCTTTCGCTGGGCTTGGCTGCCAAGAAGAAGGAGAtaa
- the LOC750180 gene encoding golgin subfamily A member 8N-like isoform X7: MAEETQHNKLAAAKKKLKECWQKNSPRVPAGANRNRKTNGSIPETATSGGCQPPGDSATGFHREGPTSSATLKDLESPCQERAVVLDSTSVKISRLKNTIKSLKQQKKQVEHQLEEEKKANNERQKAERELEVQIQTLIIQKEELNTDLYHMERSLRYFEEESKDLAVRLQYSLQCKGELERALSAVIATEKKKANQLSSRSKARTEWWLEQSLRDQRLLKAQLTLLKKSFEKVQLQKDEYAASIKGERALWQQRMRKMSQEVYTLKTEKEHYTHRVEELERSLSKLKNQMAEPLPPEPPAVPSEVELQHLRKELERVAGELQAQVKNNQHISLLNRRQEERIREQEDRLRKQEERLQEQHEKLQQLAKPQSVFEEPERLEAASQQNQQLTAQPSLMALPGEGHGGEHLASEGEEAPQPMPSVPEDLENREAMSSFMDHLEEKADLSELVKKKELHFIHHWRERCHQKIHHVLSEPGGRAKDAALGGGHHQAGAQGGDEGEAAGAAADGIAAYSNYNNGHRKFLAAAQNPADEPGPGAPAPQELGAADKHGDLCEVSLTSSAQGEAREDPLLDKPTAQPIVQDHQEHPGLGSNCCVPFFRWAWLPRRRR; the protein is encoded by the exons aTGGCAGAAGAAACTCAACACAACAAATTGGCTGCAGCCAAGAAAAAG TTAAAAGAATGTTGGCAGAAAAACAGCCCTAGAGTTCCAGCAGGAGCGAACAGGAACAGGAAAACAAATGGCAGTATCCCTGAGACAGCcacttctggtggttgccagccACCTGGGGAT TCAGCAACAGGTTTCCACAGGGAAGGCCCTACATCATCTGCTACCCTGAAAGATCTGGAG AGCCCGTGCCAAGAACGAGCAGTAGTCCTGGATTCAACGTCCGTAAAAATCAGTCGACTGAAGAACACCATCAAATCTTTG AAACAACAGAAGAAACAAGTGGAACATCAGCTGGAAGAA gaaaagaaagcaaacaacgaGAGACAGAAAGCTGAAAGGGAGCTAGAG GTTCAAATCCAGACATTGATCATACAGAAAGAGGAACTAAATACGGACCTGTACCACATGGAACGTTCTCTCAGATACTTTGAAG AAGAGTCCAAGGACCTGGCTGTCCGCCTGCAATATTCATTGCAGTGTAAAGGAGAGTTAGAGAGGGCTCTCTCTGCTGTCATCGCCACAGAGAAGAAGAAGGCAAACCAG TTGTCCAGCCGCAGCAAAGCACGTACGGAGTGGTGGTTAGAGCAGTCCTTACGGGACCAGAGACTGCTGAAAGCGCAGCTGACACTG TTGAAGAAGTCATTTGAAAAAGTCCAATTACAAAAAGATGAGTATGCTGCAAGTATAAAAGGAGAGAGGGCCCTGTGGCAGCAGAGGATGAGAAAAATGTCGCAGGAG GTTTACACACTGAAGACAGAGAAGGAGCATTATACGCATCGGGTAGAGGAGCTGGAGAGGAGCTTGTCCAAACTCAAAAACCAGATGG CTGAACCCTTGCCCCCGGAGCCCCCAGCAGTGCCCTCTGAGGTGGAGCTGCAGCACCTCAGGAAGGAACTAGAGAGAGTGGCAGGAGAGCTCCAGGCCCAGGTCAAAAACAATCAGCACATAAGTCTCCTGAACCGGCGACAAGAAGAGAGGATTCGGGAGCAGGAAGACAGGCTTCGGAAGCAGGAGGAGAGGCTTCAGGAGCAGCACGAGAAGCTTCAGCAGCTGGCCAAGCCACAGAGCGTCTTCGAGGAGCCG GAGCGCCTGGAAGCGGCCAGCCAGCAGAACCAGCAGCTAACAGCCCAGCCTAGCCTCATGGCTCTCCCTGGGGAAG GACACGGAGGAGAACATCTGGCCAgtgagggggaggaggcacctcAGCCCATGCCGAGTGTCCCAGAGGACCTGGAGAACAGGGAGGCCATG AGCAGCTTTATGGACCACCTGGAGGAGAAGGCAGACCTGAGTGAGCTGGTCAAGAAAAAAGAACTTCACTTCATCCACCACTGGCGAGAGAGATGCCATCA GAAAATCCATCACGTTTTATCAGAACCAGGGGGCCGTGCCAAAGATGCGGCACTGGGAGGAGGACACCATCAGGCTGGAGCTCAGGGAGGAGATGAAG GTGAAGCTGCTGGAGCTGCAGCAGATGGTATTGCGGCTTACAGCAACTACAACAATGGGCACAGAAAATTCCTGGCCGCTGCCCAGAACCCTGCTGATGAGCCCGGTCCAGGAGCCCCAGCTCCCCAGGAGCTTGGGGCTGCAGACAAGCATGGTG ATCTTTGTGAGGTGAGCCTCACCTCCTCTGCCCaaggagaggccagggaggaTCCTCTCCTTGACAAGCCTACTGCACAGCCCATCGTGCAGGACCACCAGGAGCACCCAGGCTTGGGCAGCAACTGCTGTGTGCCATTCTTTCGCTGGGCTTGGCTGCCAAGAAGAAGGAGAtaa
- the LOC750180 gene encoding golgin subfamily A member 8N-like isoform X5: MAEETQHNKLAAAKKKLKECWQKNSPRVPAGANRNRKTNGSIPETATSGGCQPPGDSATGFHREGPTSSATLKDLESPCQERAVVLDSTSVKISRLKNTIKSLKQQKKQVEHQLEEEKKANNERQKAERELEVQIQTLIIQKEELNTDLYHMERSLRYFEEESKDLAVRLQYSLQCKGELERALSAVIATEKKKANQLSSRSKARTEWWLEQSLRDQRLLKAQLTLLKKSFEKVQLQKDEYAASIKGERALWQQRMRKMSQEVYTLKTEKEHYTHRVEELERSLSKLKNQMAEPLPPEPPAVPSEVELQHLRKELERVAGELQAQVKNNQHISLLNRRQEERIREQEDRLRKQEERLQEQHEKLQQLAKPQSVFEEPNNENKSALQLEQQVKELQEKLGEERLEAASQQNQQLTAQPSLMALPGEGHGGEHLASEGEEAPQPMPSVPEDLENREAMSSFMDHLEEKADLSELVKKKELHFIHHWRERCHQKIHHVLSEPGGRAKDAALGGGHHQAGAQGGDEGEAAGAAADGIAAYSNYNNGHRKFLAAAQNPADEPGPGAPAPQELGAADKHGDLCEVSLTSSAQGEAREDPLLDKPTAQPIVQDHQEHPGLGSNCCVPFFRWAWLPRRRR; encoded by the exons aTGGCAGAAGAAACTCAACACAACAAATTGGCTGCAGCCAAGAAAAAG TTAAAAGAATGTTGGCAGAAAAACAGCCCTAGAGTTCCAGCAGGAGCGAACAGGAACAGGAAAACAAATGGCAGTATCCCTGAGACAGCcacttctggtggttgccagccACCTGGGGAT TCAGCAACAGGTTTCCACAGGGAAGGCCCTACATCATCTGCTACCCTGAAAGATCTGGAG AGCCCGTGCCAAGAACGAGCAGTAGTCCTGGATTCAACGTCCGTAAAAATCAGTCGACTGAAGAACACCATCAAATCTTTG AAACAACAGAAGAAACAAGTGGAACATCAGCTGGAAGAA gaaaagaaagcaaacaacgaGAGACAGAAAGCTGAAAGGGAGCTAGAG GTTCAAATCCAGACATTGATCATACAGAAAGAGGAACTAAATACGGACCTGTACCACATGGAACGTTCTCTCAGATACTTTGAAG AAGAGTCCAAGGACCTGGCTGTCCGCCTGCAATATTCATTGCAGTGTAAAGGAGAGTTAGAGAGGGCTCTCTCTGCTGTCATCGCCACAGAGAAGAAGAAGGCAAACCAG TTGTCCAGCCGCAGCAAAGCACGTACGGAGTGGTGGTTAGAGCAGTCCTTACGGGACCAGAGACTGCTGAAAGCGCAGCTGACACTG TTGAAGAAGTCATTTGAAAAAGTCCAATTACAAAAAGATGAGTATGCTGCAAGTATAAAAGGAGAGAGGGCCCTGTGGCAGCAGAGGATGAGAAAAATGTCGCAGGAG GTTTACACACTGAAGACAGAGAAGGAGCATTATACGCATCGGGTAGAGGAGCTGGAGAGGAGCTTGTCCAAACTCAAAAACCAGATGG CTGAACCCTTGCCCCCGGAGCCCCCAGCAGTGCCCTCTGAGGTGGAGCTGCAGCACCTCAGGAAGGAACTAGAGAGAGTGGCAGGAGAGCTCCAGGCCCAGGTCAAAAACAATCAGCACATAAGTCTCCTGAACCGGCGACAAGAAGAGAGGATTCGGGAGCAGGAAGACAGGCTTCGGAAGCAGGAGGAGAGGCTTCAGGAGCAGCACGAGAAGCTTCAGCAGCTGGCCAAGCCACAGAGCGTCTTCGAGGAGCCG aacaatgagaacaaGAGCGCACTGCAGTTGGAGCAGCAAGTAAAGGAGCTACAGGAGAAGCTTGGTGAG GAGCGCCTGGAAGCGGCCAGCCAGCAGAACCAGCAGCTAACAGCCCAGCCTAGCCTCATGGCTCTCCCTGGGGAAG GACACGGAGGAGAACATCTGGCCAgtgagggggaggaggcacctcAGCCCATGCCGAGTGTCCCAGAGGACCTGGAGAACAGGGAGGCCATG AGCAGCTTTATGGACCACCTGGAGGAGAAGGCAGACCTGAGTGAGCTGGTCAAGAAAAAAGAACTTCACTTCATCCACCACTGGCGAGAGAGATGCCATCA GAAAATCCATCACGTTTTATCAGAACCAGGGGGCCGTGCCAAAGATGCGGCACTGGGAGGAGGACACCATCAGGCTGGAGCTCAGGGAGGAGATGAAG GTGAAGCTGCTGGAGCTGCAGCAGATGGTATTGCGGCTTACAGCAACTACAACAATGGGCACAGAAAATTCCTGGCCGCTGCCCAGAACCCTGCTGATGAGCCCGGTCCAGGAGCCCCAGCTCCCCAGGAGCTTGGGGCTGCAGACAAGCATGGTG ATCTTTGTGAGGTGAGCCTCACCTCCTCTGCCCaaggagaggccagggaggaTCCTCTCCTTGACAAGCCTACTGCACAGCCCATCGTGCAGGACCACCAGGAGCACCCAGGCTTGGGCAGCAACTGCTGTGTGCCATTCTTTCGCTGGGCTTGGCTGCCAAGAAGAAGGAGAtaa
- the LOC750180 gene encoding golgin subfamily A member 8N-like isoform X6 — MAVSLRQPLLVVASHLGMWDWVPLCQLRQPTHPSPKDHSLYLSPHSCSTSSSLHAPQSPCQERAVVLDSTSVKISRLKNTIKSLKQQKKQVEHQLEEEKKANNERQKAERELEVQIQTLIIQKEELNTDLYHMERSLRYFEEESKDLAVRLQYSLQCKGELERALSAVIATEKKKANQLSSRSKARTEWWLEQSLRDQRLLKAQLTLLKKSFEKVQLQKDEYAASIKGERALWQQRMRKMSQEVYTLKTEKEHYTHRVEELERSLSKLKNQMAEPLPPEPPAVPSEVELQHLRKELERVAGELQAQVKNNQHISLLNRRQEERIREQEDRLRKQEERLQEQHEKLQQLAKPQSVFEEPNNENKSALQLEQQVKELQEKLGEERLEAASQQNQQLTAQPSLMALPGEGHGGEHLASEGEEAPQPMPSVPEDLENREAMSSFMDHLEEKADLSELVKKKELHFIHHWRERCHQKIHHVLSEPGGRAKDAALGGGHHQAGAQGGDEGEAAGAAADGIAAYSNYNNGHRKFLAAAQNPADEPGPGAPAPQELGAADKHGDLCEVSLTSSAQGEAREDPLLDKPTAQPIVQDHQEHPGLGSNCCVPFFRWAWLPRRRR; from the exons ATGGCAGTATCCCTGAGACAGCcacttctggtggttgccagccACCTGGGGAT gtggGACTGGGTGCCCCTCTGCCAGCTGAGACAGCCCACACACCCCAGCCCTAAGGATCATTCTCTCTACCTTTCCCCCCACTCctgctccacctcctcctctctgcatGCACCTCAGAGCCCGTGCCAAGAACGAGCAGTAGTCCTGGATTCAACGTCCGTAAAAATCAGTCGACTGAAGAACACCATCAAATCTTTG AAACAACAGAAGAAACAAGTGGAACATCAGCTGGAAGAA gaaaagaaagcaaacaacgaGAGACAGAAAGCTGAAAGGGAGCTAGAG GTTCAAATCCAGACATTGATCATACAGAAAGAGGAACTAAATACGGACCTGTACCACATGGAACGTTCTCTCAGATACTTTGAAG AAGAGTCCAAGGACCTGGCTGTCCGCCTGCAATATTCATTGCAGTGTAAAGGAGAGTTAGAGAGGGCTCTCTCTGCTGTCATCGCCACAGAGAAGAAGAAGGCAAACCAG TTGTCCAGCCGCAGCAAAGCACGTACGGAGTGGTGGTTAGAGCAGTCCTTACGGGACCAGAGACTGCTGAAAGCGCAGCTGACACTG TTGAAGAAGTCATTTGAAAAAGTCCAATTACAAAAAGATGAGTATGCTGCAAGTATAAAAGGAGAGAGGGCCCTGTGGCAGCAGAGGATGAGAAAAATGTCGCAGGAG GTTTACACACTGAAGACAGAGAAGGAGCATTATACGCATCGGGTAGAGGAGCTGGAGAGGAGCTTGTCCAAACTCAAAAACCAGATGG CTGAACCCTTGCCCCCGGAGCCCCCAGCAGTGCCCTCTGAGGTGGAGCTGCAGCACCTCAGGAAGGAACTAGAGAGAGTGGCAGGAGAGCTCCAGGCCCAGGTCAAAAACAATCAGCACATAAGTCTCCTGAACCGGCGACAAGAAGAGAGGATTCGGGAGCAGGAAGACAGGCTTCGGAAGCAGGAGGAGAGGCTTCAGGAGCAGCACGAGAAGCTTCAGCAGCTGGCCAAGCCACAGAGCGTCTTCGAGGAGCCG aacaatgagaacaaGAGCGCACTGCAGTTGGAGCAGCAAGTAAAGGAGCTACAGGAGAAGCTTGGTGAG GAGCGCCTGGAAGCGGCCAGCCAGCAGAACCAGCAGCTAACAGCCCAGCCTAGCCTCATGGCTCTCCCTGGGGAAG GACACGGAGGAGAACATCTGGCCAgtgagggggaggaggcacctcAGCCCATGCCGAGTGTCCCAGAGGACCTGGAGAACAGGGAGGCCATG AGCAGCTTTATGGACCACCTGGAGGAGAAGGCAGACCTGAGTGAGCTGGTCAAGAAAAAAGAACTTCACTTCATCCACCACTGGCGAGAGAGATGCCATCA GAAAATCCATCACGTTTTATCAGAACCAGGGGGCCGTGCCAAAGATGCGGCACTGGGAGGAGGACACCATCAGGCTGGAGCTCAGGGAGGAGATGAAG GTGAAGCTGCTGGAGCTGCAGCAGATGGTATTGCGGCTTACAGCAACTACAACAATGGGCACAGAAAATTCCTGGCCGCTGCCCAGAACCCTGCTGATGAGCCCGGTCCAGGAGCCCCAGCTCCCCAGGAGCTTGGGGCTGCAGACAAGCATGGTG ATCTTTGTGAGGTGAGCCTCACCTCCTCTGCCCaaggagaggccagggaggaTCCTCTCCTTGACAAGCCTACTGCACAGCCCATCGTGCAGGACCACCAGGAGCACCCAGGCTTGGGCAGCAACTGCTGTGTGCCATTCTTTCGCTGGGCTTGGCTGCCAAGAAGAAGGAGAtaa
- the LOC750180 gene encoding golgin subfamily A member 8N-like isoform X3 → MSVTTPCTVVGVIKSDDVSVYFVKTVKEDVAVGADGSHEYYCSSFQQLKECWQKNSPRVPAGANRNRKTNGSIPETATSGGCQPPGDSPCQERAVVLDSTSVKISRLKNTIKSLKQQKKQVEHQLEEEKKANNERQKAERELEVQIQTLIIQKEELNTDLYHMERSLRYFEEESKDLAVRLQYSLQCKGELERALSAVIATEKKKANQLSSRSKARTEWWLEQSLRDQRLLKAQLTLLKKSFEKVQLQKDEYAASIKGERALWQQRMRKMSQEVYTLKTEKEHYTHRVEELERSLSKLKNQMAEPLPPEPPAVPSEVELQHLRKELERVAGELQAQVKNNQHISLLNRRQEERIREQEDRLRKQEERLQEQHEKLQQLAKPQSVFEEPNNENKSALQLEQQVKELQEKLGEERLEAASQQNQQLTAQPSLMALPGEGHGGEHLASEGEEAPQPMPSVPEDLENREAMSSFMDHLEEKADLSELVKKKELHFIHHWRERCHQKIHHVLSEPGGRAKDAALGGGHHQAGAQGGDEGEAAGAAADGIAAYSNYNNGHRKFLAAAQNPADEPGPGAPAPQELGAADKHGDLCEVSLTSSAQGEAREDPLLDKPTAQPIVQDHQEHPGLGSNCCVPFFRWAWLPRRRR, encoded by the exons ATGAGTGTGACAACACCTTGTACAGTTGTTGGTGTCATTAAATCAGATGATGTGTCAGTGTATTTTGTAAAAACTGTAAAGGAGGATGTGGCTGTAGGGGCTGACGGTTCTCATGAATACTACTGCTCTTCTTTCCAACAGTTAAAAGAATGTTGGCAGAAAAACAGCCCTAGAGTTCCAGCAGGAGCGAACAGGAACAGGAAAACAAATGGCAGTATCCCTGAGACAGCcacttctggtggttgccagccACCTGGGGAT AGCCCGTGCCAAGAACGAGCAGTAGTCCTGGATTCAACGTCCGTAAAAATCAGTCGACTGAAGAACACCATCAAATCTTTG AAACAACAGAAGAAACAAGTGGAACATCAGCTGGAAGAA gaaaagaaagcaaacaacgaGAGACAGAAAGCTGAAAGGGAGCTAGAG GTTCAAATCCAGACATTGATCATACAGAAAGAGGAACTAAATACGGACCTGTACCACATGGAACGTTCTCTCAGATACTTTGAAG AAGAGTCCAAGGACCTGGCTGTCCGCCTGCAATATTCATTGCAGTGTAAAGGAGAGTTAGAGAGGGCTCTCTCTGCTGTCATCGCCACAGAGAAGAAGAAGGCAAACCAG TTGTCCAGCCGCAGCAAAGCACGTACGGAGTGGTGGTTAGAGCAGTCCTTACGGGACCAGAGACTGCTGAAAGCGCAGCTGACACTG TTGAAGAAGTCATTTGAAAAAGTCCAATTACAAAAAGATGAGTATGCTGCAAGTATAAAAGGAGAGAGGGCCCTGTGGCAGCAGAGGATGAGAAAAATGTCGCAGGAG GTTTACACACTGAAGACAGAGAAGGAGCATTATACGCATCGGGTAGAGGAGCTGGAGAGGAGCTTGTCCAAACTCAAAAACCAGATGG CTGAACCCTTGCCCCCGGAGCCCCCAGCAGTGCCCTCTGAGGTGGAGCTGCAGCACCTCAGGAAGGAACTAGAGAGAGTGGCAGGAGAGCTCCAGGCCCAGGTCAAAAACAATCAGCACATAAGTCTCCTGAACCGGCGACAAGAAGAGAGGATTCGGGAGCAGGAAGACAGGCTTCGGAAGCAGGAGGAGAGGCTTCAGGAGCAGCACGAGAAGCTTCAGCAGCTGGCCAAGCCACAGAGCGTCTTCGAGGAGCCG aacaatgagaacaaGAGCGCACTGCAGTTGGAGCAGCAAGTAAAGGAGCTACAGGAGAAGCTTGGTGAG GAGCGCCTGGAAGCGGCCAGCCAGCAGAACCAGCAGCTAACAGCCCAGCCTAGCCTCATGGCTCTCCCTGGGGAAG GACACGGAGGAGAACATCTGGCCAgtgagggggaggaggcacctcAGCCCATGCCGAGTGTCCCAGAGGACCTGGAGAACAGGGAGGCCATG AGCAGCTTTATGGACCACCTGGAGGAGAAGGCAGACCTGAGTGAGCTGGTCAAGAAAAAAGAACTTCACTTCATCCACCACTGGCGAGAGAGATGCCATCA GAAAATCCATCACGTTTTATCAGAACCAGGGGGCCGTGCCAAAGATGCGGCACTGGGAGGAGGACACCATCAGGCTGGAGCTCAGGGAGGAGATGAAG GTGAAGCTGCTGGAGCTGCAGCAGATGGTATTGCGGCTTACAGCAACTACAACAATGGGCACAGAAAATTCCTGGCCGCTGCCCAGAACCCTGCTGATGAGCCCGGTCCAGGAGCCCCAGCTCCCCAGGAGCTTGGGGCTGCAGACAAGCATGGTG ATCTTTGTGAGGTGAGCCTCACCTCCTCTGCCCaaggagaggccagggaggaTCCTCTCCTTGACAAGCCTACTGCACAGCCCATCGTGCAGGACCACCAGGAGCACCCAGGCTTGGGCAGCAACTGCTGTGTGCCATTCTTTCGCTGGGCTTGGCTGCCAAGAAGAAGGAGAtaa